Below is a window of Candidatus Omnitrophota bacterium DNA.
GCATAGCTTCGCGCATCTCAGGCCGTTTGAAATGCGGCCTCACCGCCGACTGCACGGGGCTGGATATAGATTCAAACGGTTTTCTCGTGCAGACCCGGCCCGCCTTCGGCGGAAACATTATGGCGGAAATACTCTCGGGAAACACAAGGCCTCAGATGGCCACCGTCAGGCACAAAGTTTTCAAGCCCTTGGCGGCCGACGCTGAGAAAAAGGGAGAAGTGATAGATTTCCCTCTGCCGGGCGGTATAGAACTGAATATGAGCATAAAGGATTTTGTTAAAGATATGACCCAGCATGTTAACATCGCCGACGCGGATATAATAGTGTCAGGCGGACGCGGGCTCGGTTCTCAGGAAGGTTTTAAGGCGATAGAGGCATTGGCCGAAACGCTCGGCGGGGCAGTGGGCGCATCGCGCGGTGCCGTTGACGCGGGCTGGATACCTTATTCCCATCAGGTGGGCCAGACCGGCCGCACGGTTTGTCCGAAGCTTTACATAGCCTGCGGCATTTCCGGAGCCATACAGCATCTTGTGGGAATGCAGTCATCCGATGTGATAGTGGCGATCAACAAAGACCCCAACGCCTCCATATTCCAGGTGGCTGATTACGGCATTGTGGGCGATCTATTTCAGGTGCTGCCGGCGCTGGTCAGAGAAATAGAGCAGTCGAGAAAATAGTGGCTGCCATTCTTAGAATTCTCCTTCTCAGTTTTGTTTTGCTCCAGGCCTGTTCCACGGCCAGGTACTCCGGCGCGAAATTCGATATTATTTACGTGGCGCATTATCACGATTCCGCCGAAAGATTCTACAATTCCGCCGATTATTCACAGTCAGCCACTCTCTGCGATTACGCTCTTAAAGCGCTGCTTTCGGCAGACAGGACTTTGCTGAAATCGGAAGAACTTGACTATTACGACAAGCTGATGGATTCGATATGCCGGTTGAGATTAAAGACCGCCCAAAAACTTTACCCGGAGAAACCGGATTCTGATTTTCCGCTTGTTTTCAATGACCGCGTCGAGAAATGGATTGTATACTACACGGGCGGCGGGAAAGGTTATTTTGAAAAATGGCTTGCGCGAAGCGGAAATTATGTGCACATGTTCAGGGAAATACTCAGATCCGAGAACATGCCTGAAGAGCTTGCCGGCGTGCCTATAATAGAAAGCGGCGTTTATCCCTTTGCCGTTTCAAAAGCCAACGCCGTAGGTTTGTGGCAGTTCATACAGCCCACGGGAAAAATATTCGGACTGGAGAGGAATCACTGGTATGACGAGAGGCGCGACCCCGTGAAATCAACGAAGGCCGCCGCCAAAATGCTGAAAGAGCTGCACGAGAAGTACGGTGACTGGTATCTGGCTCTCGCCGCTTATAATTGCGGCCAGGGCAGGGTGAACGCGGCGATAAAAAAACAGGGCACAAACAATTTTTGGGATTTATATCTTCCGAAGGAAACTGAAGATTATGTGCCGAAGATCATTGCGGCTGTGATGATATTGAAAGACCCTCTGATTTTCGGCTTTTCCGATGATTCGGACGACAAAGTCAAGTATGAAACGGTTGAAGTTTTCGGGCCCGTGGACCTGAAACTCGCCGCGAAGTGCGCCGGATGCGATCAGAAAGATCTCGTCGCGCTTAATCCCGAGCTTTCAAGGCAGTGCACACCGCCGGACATGATTCCTTATTCCCTGAAATTGCCCGTCGGCAAATCAGCGGCTTTTGTTAAAAAATTCTCACGGATGGACGATAAGCACAAATATCTTTCTAAAAAAGAACTGAGCGCGAGAGAACACAAAAGCGTTGTTTACAAGGTGCGGCACGGCGATAACCTCTCTACAATAGCCAGAAAGTATAAGGTGTCCGTCAGAAAAATCAAAGAATGGAACCGTATTGCCCGGGGCGATCTCATTTATCCCGGCCAGCAACTCAAAATATACCGTTGATATACGTAGAACCCGAAGGTTTTCAGTCAAACTGCTACATTCTTAACAGGGGCGATCTGGCTTTTGTGATAGATCCCGGCGTGGAAGCGGAAAGAATAATCAGAATTCTGGATGAACATAGAATAAACAAAATATCCATAATACTGACGCATTCACATGCGGATCACTGGGCGGGCGCGCCGGAGCTGATCAAAAAAACCGGATGTAAGATATATATGGGCAGCGCGGCGAAAGATGTGTGCTACCGCTCCGAGGTGAATCTTGCCGGCATGTCCGGCCTGGAATTCCCGGAGGTTCGCGGATGGCTCCCCGACGGCGAGACGCTGTCGGAAGGCGGTATGGATCTGAAGATAATTTTTACCCCCGGCCACACAAGTTGCGGCATATCTCTTGAAACTGAAGAGGGGCTGTTTACAGGGGATAGCGTTTTCGCCCGCGGCTGCGGAAGAACGGATCTTCCGACGGGAGATCACAAAACTCTTATGAGCTCTATACGCGAGAAGATCCTTGTTTACCCTCCTTCAACAAAACTTTTCCCCGGTCACGGGCCGTTCACAAGCGTTGAAGCCGAGAAAAATCTCTATGTATGATAAGCTGCCGCTTTGAGACGCTGCTTCCCGGTGGCGGAGAAGGGAAATCATATTATTTCAGGGATCCCGAAAGCGTTCTTGAGCTGAAAGACCCGTCCAAAGCGGAAGATTTTTTTAAATTTCTCGAAAAGCTCGCGGAAAAATATTATGTCGCGGGTTTTATAAGCTATGAACTCGGTTACGCTCTTGAAAAATGTTTCGGAAAAATGAAGTCTTCGTCTTTTCCTCTCGCACTTTTCGGCGTTTATAAAAAAGCCCGGATCCGCGATGTTTTGTCCCCTTCGGCCGGAGGGAATTACAGAATAAAAAATTTAAAGCTGAATATCTCAAAAGACGACTATCTATCGTCGGTAAAAAAAATTAAAAAACACATATGTGCGGGTGATATCTACCAGGCGGATTACACGCTGAAATATAAATTTTCCTTTGAAGGTGACGCTAGCTATTTTTATGAGGACCTGAAAAGAAAACAGCGAGCGCCTTATGCCGCTCATCTTGATTTCGGGAGCATAAAAATACTGTCGCTTTCGCCGGAACTTTTTTTCTCAAAAAATGGCAGGAGCATAAGGGTGAAGCCCATGAAAGGCACCGCGCGCAGGGGAGTTGATAATGAGTCAGACAGTTCTCAGGCGGATTTTCTTTTCCGCGATGAGAAGAACAGGAGCGAGAATCTGATGATAACCGACCTTCTGAGAAATGATCTTGGACGCATCGCCTGTGCCGGCACGGTGAAGACGGAAAAAATGTTTAAGGTGGAAAAATATGACACGCTTTTTCAAATGACATCAAGCGTAAAAGCCAGGATCCGGTCCGGCGTGGATTTTTACGGTATAATCAAGAACATTTTCCCCTCGGGCTCGGTGACGGGCGCTCCCAAAATACGTAGCATGGAGATTTTAAGGGACATTGAGGCGGAAAAAAGAAATGTCTATACGGGCGCCGTGGGATTTCTTTCGCCCGGGGGCCGGGCGGATTTTAATGTGCCGATCAGAACCGTTCTTCTGAGAGGCGCCAGGGGTGAGATGGGCGTCGGGAGCGGCATTGTTTACGACTCCAAGCCAGGGGAAGAATACGCCGAATGTGTCCTCAAAGCGAAGTTTCTGACCGATGGCCATAAGGAATTCTGTCTCATAGAAACGATGCTTTTTGACGATGAGCTGAAAAATCTCCCAGCTCATTTATCCCGCTTGAGAAGTTCCGCCGGTTACTTCGGTTTTTGTTTTGATGAGCGCAAAATCCGATCGGCTTTATCGCGTAAAACGCGTACGCTATCCCGCGGGCGCTGGAAAATAAGAGCGCTGCTTGCCGCTGACGGGAATTTGTCTCTGAGCTCCTCAAAAGCGGTTGAGGCCGCCGGAGCGCTGAAACTTGCTTTTTCTTCAAAAACGGTAGATTCATCGGACAGATTTCTTTATCACAAAACAAGCCAGAGGGCTCTTTTTGACGCGGAGCTTGAAAAGTCGAGGGAAAAAGGTTTTTTTGACGCTGTTTTTGTCAACGAAAAAGGCCTCCTCACCCAGGGCGCCGTCACAAATATATACGCCGAAAAGAGGGGAGTGATATACACTCCTCCCGTCTCCTGCGGGCTCCTGAAAGGCACAATAAGGCAGAGCCTTCTAACGCTCGGGAAAGTCAGGGAAAAGAATATGACACCCGCCGATCTCCGCAAGGCCGATGCCGTATATGTTTCCAACGCTGTTATCGGTTTCAGAAAAGCGCAGCTTTTGTCTAATGTCAAGACCTGACCCCATTTGAATAATGTTTTACAATGTGCTAATATTCCCTAATATTCCGGTTGGATAAAAAGAAACGGAGGTTTTAAAATGGCAAAGATTTATTATGACAAAGATGCAAGTTTGTCGGCGTTAAAGGGTAAAACCGTGGCTGTCATAGGTTACGGTTCTCAGGGGCACGCGCAGGCGCAGAATCTCAGGGATTCGGGCGTTAACGTCATCGTCGCTGACCTGCCCGGCTCCGACAATTTTGAACAGGCTAAGAAAGACGGCTTCAAGCCCGTTACCTGTGCGGAAGCGGTCAAAAAAGCTTTCTGGGTGCAGATGCTCGTTCCCGACGAGCTCCAGTCGATAATTTATAAAAACGATGTTGAGCCCAATTTGAAAAAGGGCATGGTGCTGGGTTTTTCCCACGGATTCAACATCCGCTTCGGCCAGATAAAGCCGCCGAAAACGATTGATGTTGTGATGGTCGCCCCGAAAGGGCCCGGCCATCTTGTCAGGGATGTGTATGCCGCCGGCGGCGGCGTGCCGAATCTCATAGCCGTTCATCAGAACGCGTCCAAAAAAGCCAAACAGCTGGCGCTGGCCTATTCAAAAGGCATAGGCGGCACCCGGGCCGGTACACTGGAGACGACTTTTTCGGAAGAGACGGAAACGGATCTTTTCGGAGAGCAGGTTGTTCTCTGCGGCGGCGTTGTGGAGTTGGTCAAGGCCGGCTTTGAGAAGCTCGTTGAGGCGGGTTACCAGCCGGAGATCGCCTATTTTGAATGTTTCCACGAGCTCAAGCTCATCGTCGATCTTATGCACACGAAAGGCATAGGCTGGATGAACTATTCCATCTCTGACACCGCCGAATACGGCGAATATTCAAGAGGCCCGAGGATAATAACTGACGAGACGAAGAAGGAAATGAAAAAGATCCTCAGGGAAATCGTCTCCGGCGAATTCGCGAAAGAATGGCTGCTTGAAAACAGAGTCGGCCGTCCCGTGTTCAATCAGGCGAGAAAGGAAAGCTTTGAGCTTAAGATAGAGGAAGTGGGCGGCAAACTCCGAAAGATGATGCGCTGGCTGAAAAAATAGATCCGGATGCGGGTTTCAAAAGAAGTCATACCGGTGCTGCTGCCGCTGGTCGCCGTTTTCGCGGCCCTGTTTGTGCCTCTGTTTCTGCCGGTGAAAAAGGAGCTGCTGTCAAGTTGGAACTTTTACGCGGCGGCGCTTGTTTTTTCCGTCGCTTTGTGGACGCTGTGGTTTTTCAGGGATCCCGATATAAAAGTGAATGCGTCAGACGCGCACATCCTCTCTCCGGCTTCCGGACGCGTGATGTCCATCGAGGAAACGGACCGGGGTACGAAAGTTGTGCGGATTTTTATGAATGTGTGCAGTTACCACATCCAGCGCGCGCCTTACGGCGGCACGGTCAGGAAGATAACTTATACGCACGGAAGTTTCATCAATGCCGCCAAAAGCGACGCGCACATCAAAAACGAGAGAAACGAGGTGCTGTTTGACACTCCGCGCGGCGTCATAGCCGTCACGCAGATCGTCGGTTCCATAGCCCGGCGGATACTCTGCTGGAAAAAAGAGGGTGATACGGTCTCGCAGGGCGAAAAGTTCGGCATGATAAAGTTCGGCTCCCAGGTGGATTGCGAATTTCCGGGATCCTGCCAGGTGCTTGTGAAAGAAGGAGACGGACTTGACTGCGCCCGTTCGGTGATAGCGAAATGGAGATGAAAAGATTCAGGACGGGGATATATCTTCCCAGCGTTTTCACGGCGATCAATATTGGCTGCGGTTTTATGTCTGTTCTCTTCGCCCTTCAGGATAAATATTCTCTGGCCGCCTGGCTCATCGTTATAGGATGGGCGATGGATTCCATGGACGGTTATTTGGCCCGCATGACAAACACCGACTCCAAATTCGGTATGGAATTTGACAGCATAGCGGATATGGCGTCTTTCGGCATGGCCCCGGCTCTGCTTGTGTGGATATACTACCTCAAGGATTTTCGCCTCGGATGGGCTGTCTGCCTTTTGTTTGTTCTGACCGTGGCGATCAGGCTGGCCCGCTACAACACTTCCGCTTCCTCTGAAGAGAAATCGCCTTATTTTGAGGGCCTTCCGTCGCCGGCGGCCGCGGGAATACTGGCTGCTTTTGTCCTGCTGATGGAAATATACAAGGCGGATTCCCCCAAACGGAGTTTCAGGTTTCTTGTTGAAAGAGCGCCGCTTTTCGCTCACATCCTGCCGTTTATAATAATACTTATCTCATTCCTGATGCTGACAAAATTGAGATACCCCCACGGGAGCAGATTCAAACTCACGGGTATGCTGCCTATGAGGGTTTTCATAATAACGATCGTGTGGCTGGTGCTTTTCGTGATGTATCCGGAAAGCGTTATATCGCTGATGCTCATAGCCTATCTGCTCTACGGATTGCTGGATATTGTCATCAGGACAATCAGGATGAGGAAGGAAAGAGACTGATGTCCGGAAAAATAATCATATTTGACACGACTCTGCGCGACGGAGAGCAGTCACCGGGCGCATCGCTTACGAGTGACCAGAAACTCATAATAGCGCGCGAGCTCGAGAAGATGAAAGTGGACGTTATAGAGGCGGGTTTTGCCATATCCTCACCCGACGATTATAAGAGCATAGAAAGGATTTCATCCGTTTTGAAGAATGTGACGGTGTGTTCGCTCGCGCGGGCCGTTGAAAAAGATATTGCCGCCGCCGCAGGCGCCCTTTCCAGCGCCCGGCATAAACGCATACACACTTTTATTGCCACCTCTCCCGTGCACATGAAATACAAGCTCAGGATGTCAAAGGCCGAGGTTGTATCCCACGCCGTGGGAGCGGTAAAACTGGCGCGCGGATATTGCGACGAAGTGGAATTCTCCTGCGAGGACGCCACCAGGAGTGATAAAAAATTCCTCCGCGAAATAATTGAAAAAGTCATATCCGCCGGAGCCGGTATAATAAACATTCCCGATACCGTCGGTTATGCCTATCCGGAAGAGATGGGAAAACTCATAAGTTATCTTCTGGCCAATGTGAAGAATTCGCACAAAGCCGTTTTTTCGGTGCACTGCCACAATGACCTGGGACTGGGCACGGCAAATTCCCTTGCGGCGGTTATCGCCGGAGCCGGTCAGGTGGAATGCACGATCAACGGCCTGGGAGAGCGCGCCGGGAACGCGGCCCTGGAAGAAATAGTCATGGCCCTGAAAGTGCGTTTCCCGAAAATAAAAACCGGCGTTGACACTCACGCTATAGCGCGCGTGTCGGGGATGGTCTCGCACATGACCGGCATCGCCGTGCAGCCGAATAAAGCCGTCGTCGGATCCAACGCTTTCGCCCATGAGGCCGGCATCCATCAGGACGGTGTGCTCAAAAAAGCCCAGACATACGAGATAATGAAGCCGGAAGATGTGGGGATATCGGGTTCGCGGCTCGTTCTCGGAAAGCATTCCGGCCGCGCGGCTCTGGATAAAAAGCTGAAAGATCTCGGTTTTCAGGTCGGAAAAGACAAACTGGATGAGATATTTGTCGAGTTTAAAAAACTGGCTGACAAAAAGAAAAAGGTTTATGACGAAGATATAATAGCGCTCATAGAAAAGGACATGGGCAGAAGAGACGGCTTTGAGCTGAAAAATTTTGAGGTGCACACCACACCGTCCGGCTCAAAGGGAAAGGTGACGCTCAAAAAAGGCGGAAAGATATTCAGGGGCGAGGCCTCCGGCGACGGGCCCGTTGACAGCGTGCTCAAGGCGGTGGAGGCGGTCAGCGGCAGGAAGGGGAAACTCACTGATTATCATGTGAAGTCCATTACTGTCGGAAAAGACGCGCAGGGCGAGGTGCGGCTCAGGGCGGCTTTCGGAAAAAAAGTGTTCGCGGGCGTCTCATCATCCACGGATATAATAGAGGCCTCCATACTGGCATACCTTTCCGCTCTCAACAAACTTGAATTGCGGAATATCAAAGGATGATCTATGAATTACGTTGAAAATATTCTATCTCACGCCTCGGGAAGAAAAAGTGTTTCCGCGGGGGAATATATAGAGGCCCGCTGCGACACGGTTCTGATGAACGATGTGACGGGGCCCTTGGCGGTGAAAGAATTCCTCAAAAGAGGAAAGAAGATAAAGAACCCCGGGTCGGTGGTGATCGTCTGTGATCACTTCACGCCCAATAAAGACATCCAATCCGCTGAAAATGTGAAATTCCTGAGGGATTTTGCTAAAAAGCAGAAGATAAAGTTTTTTGAGATCGGCGACGGCGGCGTCGAGCATGTCATTCTGCCGGAGAAAGGAATCGTCAAGCCCGGCGACGTTGTCATAGGCGCGGATTCTCACACCTGCACATACGGGGCGCTGGGCGCTTTTTCCACAGGCGTCGGTTCCACCGATGCGGCTTTCGCCATGCTCACCGGAAAGATCTGGTTTATGGTGCCGGAGGTCATGGAATTTGTTTACAGCGGCAAAAAAGGAAAATTCATAACAGGCAAGGATCTTATTCTCCTGACCATCGGGAAGGTAGGCGTCTTCGGCGCGAATTACAAAGCCATGAAATTCGCGGGGCCTGTCATACGCGCTCTTTCAATGGATGAGAGATTCACCATGTGCAACATGGCCATTGAGGCCGGCGGAAAAGCCGGTTTTGTCGTGCCGGATAAAAAAACCGCGGAGTATATCAAGGGGCGTCCGGGTAAGAAGGCCAGGGTTTTCGCCGACGGAGCTTCGGCTCAGATACTCAAAATGGATATAAGCTCCGTTAAGCCTCTTGTCGCCGCGCCGCATCTTCCCGATAAAGTGGGGCCCGCCGAGAAAATGAATAAAGTAAAAATAGACCAGGCCGTCATAGGTTCCTGCACAAACGGCAGGATAAGCGATTTCGCGCAGGCGGCGAAGATAATGAAAGGCAGGAAGATAAGCGCCGGACTGCGCTGTATAATCCTTCCCGGCAGTCAGCAAGTCTATGCCGAGGCCTTGAAGAAAGGTTACATAGAGACATTCCTGAAAGCGGGTTGCGTTATCGCGCCGCCCACCTGCGGGCCGTGCCTGGGCGGCCACATGGGGATACTCGCTGGCGGAGAAACGGCGATATCCACGACCAACAGGAATTTTGTCGGCAGGATGGGGGCCATCAGCTCCCGTGTGTATCTTGCCTCACCCTACACGGCGGCCGCCTCGGCGCTCAGGGGGCGTATAATATCGCCGGAACAGCTTTAGGGATTTAAAACGGAGAGAAAATGAAAAATATAATAAAAGGCCGCGCTTATGTCGTCGGGGATTCTGTGGACACGGATGTGATAATACCGGCGAGGTTTCTCACGACTGATAACGCGGATGAACTGGCCGCGCACTGCATGGAAGACCTGGATAAAGATTTCAGCAAAAAGGTGAAGACGGGCGATATCATCGTCGCCGGAGACAACTTCGGCTGCGGCTCCTCGCGCGAACACGCGCCCATAGCCATAAAGGCATCTGGCATCTCGGCCGTCATAGCAAAATCGTTCGCGAGGATTTTTTTCCGCAACTGCATAAACATAGGCCTCATGGTTTTTGTCTGTGACATGAAAAAAGACACCCGCCCGGGCGATGAGATAACGGTTGACATGCAGAAGGGCGAGATCGCCAACGCCCGCACGAAAAAGATTTATCAGGTGAAGCCCGTTCCGGAATTCATAAAGAAAATAGTGTCGTCCGGCGGCCTTCTGAATTATGCCGTTCAAAGGAGAAAATGAGATGAAAAAGCACAAGATAGCGGTTATAGGCGGAGACGGAACAGGGCCGGAAGTCGTCGCGGAAGGGCTGAAAGTCCTTAAAGCGGCCTCAAAAAAGTTCGGCTTTGAGTATGAGACGACAATGCTGGACTGGGGCGGCGAGAGATACATGAGGACCCACGAGGTCATACCCGCCGACGGCATAGAAACACTGAAAAAATTCGACGCCATATATCTGGGCGCGATCGGCCATCCCGACGTGAAACCGGGGATACTTGAAAAAGGCCTTCTTCTGAAAATGAGATACGATCTTGAGCAGTACATAAACCACAGGCCCGTCAAGCTCTATCCCGGAGTGTGGACGCCGATCAAGGACAAGGGCCCGGATGATATAGACTATGTTGTAGTGAGGGAAAACAACGAGGGCCTTTATAAGGGCCTTGGCGAATTCAAGAACAAGGGCACTAAGGACGAGGTGGCTCTTCAGACATCCTATAACACGAGGCGCGGCGTTGAGCGCTGCATAAGATACGCTTTTGAATTCACAAGAAAAAGGAACAAGAGAAAACAGCTCACGCTCTGTGGAAAGACAAATGTTCTCACCTACGCGTGGGATCTCTGGGAAAGGACTTTTTATGAGGTCGCCAAGGAGTTCCCGGACATAAAAACAGATTACACGCATGTTGACGCCACCTGTATGTGGATGGTGAAAAACCCGGAATGGTTTGACGTTATCGTCACGGACAACATGTTCGGCGATATAATCACCGATCTCGCGGCGATGACGCAGGGCGGAATGGGAATAGCCGCCGGCGGAAACATTAATCCGGAGGGCGTGTCCATGTTCGAGCCCATAGGCGGTTCCGCGCCCAAATACACGGGTAAAAATGTCATCAATCCACTGGCCGCTATATGTTCGCTCGGGATGCTGCTTTCAAACATCGGCGAAGAAGAAGCCGCGGTCGCCGTTGAAAAAGCGGTGATGACGGCCACGGCCGGAAAAATCAAATCCATGTCGGCAGGCAAAATGGGCATGGGCACGACGGAAGTCGGCGATTACGTAGCAAGCCTTATCTGAGCGCCGCGGCCCTTTGTTTGACAAAAACGCACAATTGTGAGACAATGATGTACATAAAGATGTACGTTTTAAGGGAGGTATGATATGACGACACTCACAGCCACGGATGCCCGCCGCGAGTTTTTTGATATTATCAACGGCGCGGCAAAAAGCCACAAAATATACAGGATCAGTCACCGCAAGGGCGCGACGGTGCTTATGTCCGAAGACGACTACGAAAGCCTGATAGAATCGCTGGAGCTTCTTTCTATTCCCGGCTTCAGGGCGAGTATGAAAAAGTCTGTTCGCCAAATGAAAAAAGGCGAGACATTTTCCTTTGAAGAGGTGTTAGGGAAAAAAAAGTGACGTCGTATAAAATCCGCTTTACCAAAGAAGCGGTTAAGGATGTTAAGAAACTGACGCCGAGGTTGAAACAAAAACTTAAAACCCTGCTCCTGGATGAGGTGGCGGCTTCTCCTTATTCGGGCAAGAAATTGATCGGCGATCTGGAAGGATTCTATTCACTGCGCCTCACTTATAAAGACCGTATCATCTATTCGGTCGATTCGAAAAGCCGCACGGTGTTCATCCACAAAACGCGAACCCATTATGGCGACTGACATAAGAAAAAGGGGACGGAAAAAGAGGATGCGCTTAATATTTTCAAAGGGATGTAATAATATGCGTAATAAAATAATGAAGTTGGCGGGGTTGGGTTGGATGGTTTTGGCGGTATCGTATGTTAACGCATTAAATATAGAACA
It encodes the following:
- a CDS encoding electron transfer flavoprotein subunit alpha, coding for MGIRVDSSKCSGCGICQKSCPFGAISIEDRKKEHPRFKRIAVISSACTLCGACAEACPFKAISIKKEEKKPTEDLTLYKGVWVIAEMSEGNFHGVTFELLGKGRELAEKRKTYLGCVLLGAGISGKARELISAGADRVIACDDPIFKDFYDTAFVETIAAMIKEHKPEIVLLGATACGRGIASRISGRLKCGLTADCTGLDIDSNGFLVQTRPAFGGNIMAEILSGNTRPQMATVRHKVFKPLAADAEKKGEVIDFPLPGGIELNMSIKDFVKDMTQHVNIADADIIVSGGRGLGSQEGFKAIEALAETLGGAVGASRGAVDAGWIPYSHQVGQTGRTVCPKLYIACGISGAIQHLVGMQSSDVIVAINKDPNASIFQVADYGIVGDLFQVLPALVREIEQSRK
- a CDS encoding LysM peptidoglycan-binding domain-containing protein, producing the protein MAAILRILLLSFVLLQACSTARYSGAKFDIIYVAHYHDSAERFYNSADYSQSATLCDYALKALLSADRTLLKSEELDYYDKLMDSICRLRLKTAQKLYPEKPDSDFPLVFNDRVEKWIVYYTGGGKGYFEKWLARSGNYVHMFREILRSENMPEELAGVPIIESGVYPFAVSKANAVGLWQFIQPTGKIFGLERNHWYDERRDPVKSTKAAAKMLKELHEKYGDWYLALAAYNCGQGRVNAAIKKQGTNNFWDLYLPKETEDYVPKIIAAVMILKDPLIFGFSDDSDDKVKYETVEVFGPVDLKLAAKCAGCDQKDLVALNPELSRQCTPPDMIPYSLKLPVGKSAAFVKKFSRMDDKHKYLSKKELSAREHKSVVYKVRHGDNLSTIARKYKVSVRKIKEWNRIARGDLIYPGQQLKIYR
- a CDS encoding MBL fold metallo-hydrolase, whose product is MEPYCPGRSHLSRPATQNIPLIYVEPEGFQSNCYILNRGDLAFVIDPGVEAERIIRILDEHRINKISIILTHSHADHWAGAPELIKKTGCKIYMGSAAKDVCYRSEVNLAGMSGLEFPEVRGWLPDGETLSEGGMDLKIIFTPGHTSCGISLETEEGLFTGDSVFARGCGRTDLPTGDHKTLMSSIREKILVYPPSTKLFPGHGPFTSVEAEKNLYV
- the pabB gene encoding aminodeoxychorismate synthase component I, encoding MISCRFETLLPGGGEGKSYYFRDPESVLELKDPSKAEDFFKFLEKLAEKYYVAGFISYELGYALEKCFGKMKSSSFPLALFGVYKKARIRDVLSPSAGGNYRIKNLKLNISKDDYLSSVKKIKKHICAGDIYQADYTLKYKFSFEGDASYFYEDLKRKQRAPYAAHLDFGSIKILSLSPELFFSKNGRSIRVKPMKGTARRGVDNESDSSQADFLFRDEKNRSENLMITDLLRNDLGRIACAGTVKTEKMFKVEKYDTLFQMTSSVKARIRSGVDFYGIIKNIFPSGSVTGAPKIRSMEILRDIEAEKRNVYTGAVGFLSPGGRADFNVPIRTVLLRGARGEMGVGSGIVYDSKPGEEYAECVLKAKFLTDGHKEFCLIETMLFDDELKNLPAHLSRLRSSAGYFGFCFDERKIRSALSRKTRTLSRGRWKIRALLAADGNLSLSSSKAVEAAGALKLAFSSKTVDSSDRFLYHKTSQRALFDAELEKSREKGFFDAVFVNEKGLLTQGAVTNIYAEKRGVIYTPPVSCGLLKGTIRQSLLTLGKVREKNMTPADLRKADAVYVSNAVIGFRKAQLLSNVKT
- the ilvC gene encoding ketol-acid reductoisomerase, with amino-acid sequence MAKIYYDKDASLSALKGKTVAVIGYGSQGHAQAQNLRDSGVNVIVADLPGSDNFEQAKKDGFKPVTCAEAVKKAFWVQMLVPDELQSIIYKNDVEPNLKKGMVLGFSHGFNIRFGQIKPPKTIDVVMVAPKGPGHLVRDVYAAGGGVPNLIAVHQNASKKAKQLALAYSKGIGGTRAGTLETTFSEETETDLFGEQVVLCGGVVELVKAGFEKLVEAGYQPEIAYFECFHELKLIVDLMHTKGIGWMNYSISDTAEYGEYSRGPRIITDETKKEMKKILREIVSGEFAKEWLLENRVGRPVFNQARKESFELKIEEVGGKLRKMMRWLKK
- a CDS encoding phosphatidylserine decarboxylase, which codes for MRVSKEVIPVLLPLVAVFAALFVPLFLPVKKELLSSWNFYAAALVFSVALWTLWFFRDPDIKVNASDAHILSPASGRVMSIEETDRGTKVVRIFMNVCSYHIQRAPYGGTVRKITYTHGSFINAAKSDAHIKNERNEVLFDTPRGVIAVTQIVGSIARRILCWKKEGDTVSQGEKFGMIKFGSQVDCEFPGSCQVLVKEGDGLDCARSVIAKWR
- the pssA gene encoding CDP-diacylglycerol--serine O-phosphatidyltransferase, yielding MEMKRFRTGIYLPSVFTAINIGCGFMSVLFALQDKYSLAAWLIVIGWAMDSMDGYLARMTNTDSKFGMEFDSIADMASFGMAPALLVWIYYLKDFRLGWAVCLLFVLTVAIRLARYNTSASSEEKSPYFEGLPSPAAAGILAAFVLLMEIYKADSPKRSFRFLVERAPLFAHILPFIIILISFLMLTKLRYPHGSRFKLTGMLPMRVFIITIVWLVLFVMYPESVISLMLIAYLLYGLLDIVIRTIRMRKERD
- a CDS encoding 2-isopropylmalate synthase, whose amino-acid sequence is MSGKIIIFDTTLRDGEQSPGASLTSDQKLIIARELEKMKVDVIEAGFAISSPDDYKSIERISSVLKNVTVCSLARAVEKDIAAAAGALSSARHKRIHTFIATSPVHMKYKLRMSKAEVVSHAVGAVKLARGYCDEVEFSCEDATRSDKKFLREIIEKVISAGAGIINIPDTVGYAYPEEMGKLISYLLANVKNSHKAVFSVHCHNDLGLGTANSLAAVIAGAGQVECTINGLGERAGNAALEEIVMALKVRFPKIKTGVDTHAIARVSGMVSHMTGIAVQPNKAVVGSNAFAHEAGIHQDGVLKKAQTYEIMKPEDVGISGSRLVLGKHSGRAALDKKLKDLGFQVGKDKLDEIFVEFKKLADKKKKVYDEDIIALIEKDMGRRDGFELKNFEVHTTPSGSKGKVTLKKGGKIFRGEASGDGPVDSVLKAVEAVSGRKGKLTDYHVKSITVGKDAQGEVRLRAAFGKKVFAGVSSSTDIIEASILAYLSALNKLELRNIKG
- a CDS encoding 3-isopropylmalate dehydratase large subunit, which translates into the protein MNYVENILSHASGRKSVSAGEYIEARCDTVLMNDVTGPLAVKEFLKRGKKIKNPGSVVIVCDHFTPNKDIQSAENVKFLRDFAKKQKIKFFEIGDGGVEHVILPEKGIVKPGDVVIGADSHTCTYGALGAFSTGVGSTDAAFAMLTGKIWFMVPEVMEFVYSGKKGKFITGKDLILLTIGKVGVFGANYKAMKFAGPVIRALSMDERFTMCNMAIEAGGKAGFVVPDKKTAEYIKGRPGKKARVFADGASAQILKMDISSVKPLVAAPHLPDKVGPAEKMNKVKIDQAVIGSCTNGRISDFAQAAKIMKGRKISAGLRCIILPGSQQVYAEALKKGYIETFLKAGCVIAPPTCGPCLGGHMGILAGGETAISTTNRNFVGRMGAISSRVYLASPYTAAASALRGRIISPEQL
- a CDS encoding 3-isopropylmalate dehydratase small subunit; its protein translation is MKNIIKGRAYVVGDSVDTDVIIPARFLTTDNADELAAHCMEDLDKDFSKKVKTGDIIVAGDNFGCGSSREHAPIAIKASGISAVIAKSFARIFFRNCINIGLMVFVCDMKKDTRPGDEITVDMQKGEIANARTKKIYQVKPVPEFIKKIVSSGGLLNYAVQRRK